In Dendrosporobacter quercicolus, one genomic interval encodes:
- a CDS encoding coenzyme F420-0:L-glutamate ligase, translating into MAELELIPVRTRILTDKDNIVDIIEQYAKADVGPDDVISVAESVVAITQGRITRPEDLKPGLLARVMCRFVPQKGSLSSVYGMQAAMNMEGEWRFFFAMIAGLLAKLVGKNGVFYELAGEQAALIDDVTGTMPPFDKHIVFGPVNPAGVAEQIKQRLGCYGATVADVNDLKRSRIVGISAGLDARLLAKTLIDNPFGNASQKTPIVIIKNYARAQAVVAG; encoded by the coding sequence ATGGCTGAACTTGAACTGATCCCGGTGCGTACCCGGATTTTAACCGACAAAGATAACATTGTGGATATTATTGAACAGTATGCTAAGGCTGATGTCGGCCCTGACGACGTTATTTCAGTGGCGGAAAGCGTTGTGGCAATTACCCAGGGCCGGATCACCCGCCCGGAAGACCTGAAGCCAGGGCTGCTGGCCCGGGTTATGTGCCGGTTTGTGCCGCAGAAGGGCAGTTTGTCCAGCGTCTACGGAATGCAGGCCGCAATGAACATGGAAGGCGAATGGCGGTTCTTTTTTGCCATGATTGCCGGCCTGCTGGCCAAGCTGGTCGGCAAAAACGGCGTATTTTATGAATTAGCCGGTGAGCAGGCCGCGCTGATTGATGATGTTACCGGCACGATGCCGCCGTTTGATAAGCATATTGTCTTCGGCCCGGTTAATCCGGCGGGTGTGGCCGAGCAGATCAAACAGCGGCTGGGCTGCTACGGGGCAACCGTTGCTGATGTAAATGATTTAAAACGTTCGCGGATTGTGGGGATATCGGCTGGGCTTGATGCCCGGCTGTTGGCAAAAACCCTGATTGATAATCCGTTTGGCAATGCATCGCAAAAGACGCCGATTGTCATTATCAAAAATTATGCCCGGGCGCAAGCGGTGGTTGCAGGTTAA